GCCGCGCCGCCGCGTTCCAGTATCTCTATGCGTGGAGCGTCAACCAGCCCGCCAACCTCGGCGCCGACCTGCAGCTGTTCTTCGAGCACCTTGAGCAGCCCCGCGACCACTACGCCTTCGCCGAGGAGCTGATCCACGGCACCCTTGAGCACGTGGCGGAGATCGACGGCCACATCCGCAGCCTCGCCCACAACTGGGAGTTCGACCGCGTCGCCCGCATCGATCTCGCCATCCTCCGGCTGGCGATGTTCGAGATGCTCTACCGCAAGGACATCCCGCCGGTCGTCTCGATCAACGAGGCCATTGATCTCAGCAAGCAGTTCTCCACGTCGGACTCGAAGCGCTTCATCAACGGCATCCTCGACCGGATGAAGGACAAGCTCGGACGCGACGCGCGCAAGCCGACCACGGAGTAACGGGCGCGCATGTTTTCGCTGCTCAAGAAGTTCAAGGACGGACTGACCAAGACCGTCGCGGCCATCGCGGCCAAGACCCACGGCCTGTTCGGCGGGCGCAAGATCGACGCCGCCTCGCTCGACGAATTGGAGGAGGCCCTCTACACGGCCGACTTCGGCGTCGAGACGACGACCGAGATCCTCGAGGAAATCAAGACCGCCTACAA
This DNA window, taken from Oleiharenicola lentus, encodes the following:
- the nusB gene encoding transcription antitermination factor NusB, with the protein product MSSQFTQRRECRAAAFQYLYAWSVNQPANLGADLQLFFEHLEQPRDHYAFAEELIHGTLEHVAEIDGHIRSLAHNWEFDRVARIDLAILRLAMFEMLYRKDIPPVVSINEAIDLSKQFSTSDSKRFINGILDRMKDKLGRDARKPTTE